The proteins below come from a single Chryseobacterium sp. MA9 genomic window:
- a CDS encoding TonB-dependent siderophore receptor produces the protein MKKLSTAVLLLGAILVAAQENEEKGKQIEDIIIVGNRNVKRTKLETPVPVDVINIDKIQRSSPQMTAQDLLNYVIPSFNAVRQSASDGTEHIDPVTLRGMGPDQVLVLLNGKRRHTTSLVNYQNTVGNGSVGTDLSTIPVIAIDRIEVLRDGAAAQYGSDAIAGVINIILKKNAGASASLTYGLTGRNDGDTYQAGANYGTSLGKNNGYLNLSLQLSHRGKTTRTQNHDLDIFGNNFAYAFADDPEAARAADDAKIKERGLARDDFNFQIGDAQIRQGQLFFNSEYPFNDNFKVYSFGGFSIKEGKGFGFRRLPSETSNVVASIYPNGFQAALGSQVYDVSYAVGAKYNVNDWLLDLSNTFGSNTFNYNVSNTNNASLGAKSPTRFYAGAHSFLQNAINLDVSKNINRFNIAFGGEFRFEQYQIKAGDEASYTQYDINGNVATEGSTVLGAGGSQSFIGFSPNNALKKDRHSTAVYGDVSYDLDKKLNIDAAARFENYSDFGNTLNGKLAIRYEFVENYAVRAAVGTGFRAPSLQQQYFNNSYADISTSGSGIVTKGIFRNDSDAARILGFDKLKQETSVNASAGFTLKPVKGLFITVDGYWIKVKNRIVITSNITDPKLDQFKVESGRFFANAIDTETKGVDVVVSYDWILGNGKMNINLAGNYTETKITDFHFPENLGTPQNQFFGPDQINIIETLSPKTKASLGLNYGIGKFNFLVRNTYFGKVIRDGYPFGGVQEFSPKIVTDISVGYDITKSINFTVGANNVFDVFPDRQIYENSYYGVFKYAPVQMGTLGNYFFGRLNFNF, from the coding sequence ATGAAAAAATTAAGTACAGCTGTATTATTGCTTGGAGCAATTTTGGTTGCTGCTCAGGAGAATGAGGAAAAAGGAAAACAAATCGAAGATATTATCATCGTTGGAAACCGTAATGTCAAAAGAACCAAACTGGAAACACCGGTTCCTGTAGATGTTATCAATATAGACAAAATCCAAAGGAGTTCTCCACAAATGACTGCTCAGGATCTTCTGAATTATGTTATCCCATCGTTTAATGCAGTGAGACAGTCAGCTTCTGATGGTACCGAACATATTGATCCCGTAACCTTAAGAGGAATGGGACCTGATCAGGTTCTTGTATTGCTGAATGGAAAAAGAAGACACACTACTTCTTTAGTCAATTATCAGAATACAGTAGGAAATGGCTCTGTAGGAACAGATCTGAGTACAATTCCTGTCATTGCTATTGATAGAATAGAAGTCTTAAGAGACGGTGCAGCAGCACAATACGGTTCTGATGCCATTGCGGGAGTGATCAATATTATTCTTAAAAAAAATGCAGGAGCTTCAGCAAGTCTTACGTATGGATTGACTGGGAGAAATGATGGAGATACCTATCAGGCAGGAGCCAACTACGGAACTTCATTAGGAAAGAACAACGGATATCTCAATCTTTCATTACAGTTAAGCCACAGAGGAAAAACCACAAGAACTCAAAATCACGATCTTGATATTTTTGGAAATAATTTTGCTTATGCATTTGCAGATGATCCGGAAGCAGCAAGAGCTGCAGATGATGCGAAGATTAAGGAGCGGGGATTGGCTCGCGATGATTTCAATTTTCAGATCGGAGATGCTCAAATCAGACAGGGACAGCTGTTTTTCAATTCAGAATACCCTTTTAATGATAATTTTAAAGTGTATTCTTTCGGAGGTTTCAGTATCAAAGAAGGAAAAGGATTTGGTTTCAGAAGACTGCCTAGCGAAACATCCAATGTAGTTGCATCCATTTACCCAAACGGATTTCAGGCAGCTCTTGGGTCTCAGGTGTATGATGTTTCTTATGCTGTAGGTGCAAAATATAATGTTAACGATTGGCTATTGGATCTAAGCAATACATTCGGAAGCAATACATTCAATTATAATGTGAGTAATACCAACAATGCTTCTCTCGGGGCAAAATCACCAACACGTTTTTACGCAGGAGCGCATAGCTTCCTTCAAAATGCCATTAATCTTGATGTTTCCAAAAATATAAACCGTTTCAATATCGCATTTGGTGGAGAATTCAGATTTGAACAATACCAGATTAAAGCCGGTGATGAAGCTTCTTATACCCAATATGACATCAATGGAAACGTTGCTACTGAAGGATCAACAGTACTTGGAGCAGGAGGATCTCAGTCCTTTATCGGGTTTTCTCCAAACAATGCATTGAAGAAAGACAGGCACTCCACCGCAGTATATGGCGATGTATCTTATGATTTAGATAAAAAACTGAATATAGATGCCGCTGCAAGATTTGAAAATTATTCAGATTTTGGAAATACCTTGAATGGAAAGCTGGCCATACGATATGAGTTCGTAGAAAATTATGCAGTAAGAGCAGCTGTAGGAACGGGATTCAGAGCACCCTCTCTTCAACAGCAGTATTTTAATAACTCTTATGCCGATATTTCGACCTCTGGTTCCGGAATTGTAACCAAAGGAATTTTCAGAAATGACAGTGATGCTGCAAGAATTCTTGGATTCGATAAACTCAAACAGGAAACTTCTGTCAACGCAAGTGCTGGATTCACTTTAAAACCTGTAAAAGGATTATTTATTACCGTAGATGGATATTGGATAAAGGTAAAAAATAGAATTGTGATTACCAGCAATATCACTGATCCGAAGCTGGATCAGTTTAAGGTCGAAAGCGGAAGATTCTTTGCCAATGCCATTGATACCGAAACAAAAGGAGTAGATGTAGTAGTTTCATATGATTGGATTCTCGGTAACGGAAAAATGAATATTAATCTGGCCGGAAATTATACAGAAACGAAAATCACAGACTTCCATTTTCCGGAAAACTTAGGAACTCCTCAAAATCAATTTTTTGGACCGGATCAGATCAACATCATTGAAACCCTGTCTCCAAAAACAAAAGCCTCATTAGGATTAAATTATGGAATCGGGAAGTTCAATTTTCTCGTGAGAAATACCTATTTTGGTAAAGTAATAAGAGATGGTTATCCATTTGGAGGAGTCCAGGAATTCTCGCCGAAAATAGTGACCGACATCAGTGTTGGGTATGATATCACAAAAAGTATCAACTTTACGGTAGGAGCCAATAACGTATTTGATGTCTTTCCGGATCGTCAGATATATGAAAATTCGTATTATGGTGTATTCAAATATGCACCGGTACAGATGGGAACACTGGGGAATTATTTCTTCGGAAGACTTAATTTTAACTTTTAA
- a CDS encoding alpha-amylase family glycosyl hydrolase, with amino-acid sequence MKKFYSVVFVLVTMFVFGQINYTISPNPFNETDVVTLTVPGDQIDESAWGVSNNTIYIWSWSFDTNYQNSQNCPTNGSWSSSNDLNKLNYNAATDSYSLTFTPTSFFGRTGIGRFGFLLKDKTGSHQTSPDIFVNVGTLSLNLTNPLSNSLTSVPAGNSIIITATTNTNATFQLKANGTVVNSTTTPSQSYSYSYTVTQDASMELIATEGANSKTATFILQVPRNVISEAIPNWIKQGINYHPTDQTKVGLALYAPGKSFVHVIGSFNNWVVNDTYLMKKDTTNPDLYWIELIGLTPQQLYTFQYRTNDLRKVADPYSPQILSSYDDPWISASTYPNLPVFPAGQGFEVSTFKTGQAAYNWQVTNFQRPAKEDLVVYELLLRDFTQEKNWQSLINKISYLKNLKINAIELLPIMEFDGNLSWGYNTSFHYALDKAYGTPEKFKEFVDICHQNGIAVILDVAFNHATGRSPLVRLWNIDPDGDGYGNVAANNPYFNQVPKHSYNVFNDFNHTSLSTQYYVERCLQQWLTEYRIDGFRWDLTKGFTQSCSENDEACTNAYQQDRVDIMKHYADRQWAIDPNSYMIFEHLGTDAEEQQWANYRVAEGKGVMLWNKQTDPYNQNTMGYKDNSNYDRMNHSLHGFTNMRAVGYGESHDEERLMFKNLAYGAANGSYDVKNLNTALERMKTFGATFFTIPGPKMIWQFGELGYEFSINRCADGTINNGCRTDEKPVAFTLGYDSNVNRKAVYDIWAKIITIRNTHQIFKTKTYSIESNNLTNDPDGLITRIYLYDPAITTGIKNVVVLANYATSVQNVVPFFPYTGQWQNLMDDTISNVVSTTAPITLQPGEFRIFGNYAGALSTADIKTVNKLSLQIADNPVQNRIAKLIFNKAKNGEILIFDMTGKRLDSFKLNKENGTYEMKITYPAGTYLVQLKSETGTAIQKMIVK; translated from the coding sequence ATGAAAAAGTTTTATTCCGTTGTTTTTGTGCTTGTTACCATGTTTGTTTTTGGGCAGATCAACTATACGATTAGCCCTAATCCGTTCAATGAAACAGATGTTGTTACGCTTACGGTTCCGGGAGATCAGATTGATGAATCCGCCTGGGGAGTTTCCAATAATACCATTTATATCTGGTCATGGTCTTTTGACACTAATTACCAGAACAGTCAGAACTGTCCTACCAATGGTAGCTGGAGTAGCTCCAACGACCTGAATAAACTAAATTATAATGCTGCTACAGATAGCTATTCACTCACTTTTACTCCGACTTCTTTTTTCGGAAGAACAGGAATCGGAAGGTTCGGATTTTTATTAAAAGATAAAACAGGATCCCATCAGACCTCACCGGACATTTTTGTAAATGTGGGTACTTTAAGTTTAAATCTTACCAATCCATTATCCAATAGCCTGACTTCTGTTCCGGCAGGAAACTCTATCATTATTACTGCAACAACAAATACCAACGCAACATTTCAGTTAAAAGCAAACGGAACTGTGGTTAACTCTACAACAACTCCATCACAATCCTATTCTTACAGTTATACAGTTACTCAGGATGCCAGTATGGAACTTATTGCTACAGAAGGAGCTAATTCTAAAACTGCGACATTCATTTTACAGGTTCCCAGAAATGTAATTTCTGAAGCAATACCCAACTGGATAAAACAAGGAATTAATTATCATCCTACAGATCAAACCAAGGTTGGACTTGCTTTATATGCTCCGGGAAAAAGTTTTGTTCATGTCATCGGAAGTTTCAATAACTGGGTGGTGAATGATACCTATTTAATGAAAAAAGATACCACAAATCCTGATCTGTACTGGATAGAATTGATTGGCCTGACTCCTCAGCAACTCTATACTTTCCAGTACAGAACAAATGATCTGAGAAAGGTGGCAGATCCTTATTCGCCACAGATCTTATCTTCTTATGATGATCCGTGGATTTCTGCCTCCACATATCCGAACTTACCTGTATTCCCAGCTGGACAAGGGTTTGAAGTTTCAACGTTTAAAACAGGGCAGGCGGCATATAATTGGCAGGTTACCAATTTTCAGAGACCAGCGAAAGAAGATCTCGTTGTATATGAGTTATTATTAAGAGATTTCACACAGGAAAAGAACTGGCAGTCCCTGATCAATAAAATTTCTTATTTAAAGAATCTAAAAATCAATGCTATAGAATTGCTTCCTATCATGGAATTTGACGGGAATCTTTCATGGGGATACAATACTTCGTTTCATTATGCATTAGACAAAGCGTACGGAACCCCTGAAAAATTCAAAGAATTTGTAGATATCTGCCACCAGAACGGAATTGCAGTGATTCTGGATGTAGCATTTAATCACGCTACAGGGCGCTCTCCTTTAGTAAGACTTTGGAATATAGATCCAGATGGTGACGGTTATGGAAATGTTGCAGCAAACAATCCTTATTTCAATCAGGTTCCGAAACACTCATACAATGTGTTTAACGATTTTAATCATACAAGTCTTTCAACTCAATATTACGTTGAAAGATGTCTTCAGCAGTGGCTGACAGAATATCGAATAGACGGATTCCGTTGGGATTTAACAAAAGGATTTACCCAAAGCTGTTCCGAAAATGACGAAGCATGCACCAATGCCTACCAACAGGACAGAGTGGACATCATGAAGCATTATGCAGACAGACAATGGGCCATTGATCCGAATTCTTATATGATCTTTGAACATCTGGGAACGGATGCAGAAGAACAGCAATGGGCAAACTACAGAGTAGCAGAAGGAAAAGGAGTAATGCTTTGGAATAAACAAACTGATCCCTATAACCAGAATACCATGGGATATAAAGACAACAGTAATTACGACAGAATGAACCATAGTCTTCATGGTTTTACCAATATGCGTGCTGTAGGGTACGGAGAAAGCCATGATGAAGAAAGACTGATGTTTAAAAACCTTGCCTACGGTGCTGCTAACGGAAGTTATGATGTTAAAAACCTTAATACAGCTCTTGAAAGAATGAAAACCTTCGGAGCGACCTTCTTTACCATTCCTGGTCCGAAAATGATCTGGCAGTTCGGTGAATTAGGCTATGAGTTCAGTATCAACAGATGTGCTGACGGCACCATCAATAATGGGTGCAGAACCGATGAAAAACCTGTTGCATTTACCTTGGGATATGATTCCAACGTAAACAGAAAAGCAGTATATGATATATGGGCTAAAATAATCACAATCAGAAATACCCATCAGATTTTTAAAACTAAAACGTACAGTATAGAATCCAATAATCTGACTAATGATCCGGATGGATTGATCACAAGAATTTATCTTTATGATCCGGCTATTACAACCGGAATAAAAAATGTGGTAGTATTGGCCAATTACGCTACATCTGTACAAAACGTTGTTCCTTTCTTTCCTTACACAGGGCAATGGCAGAATCTGATGGATGACACTATTTCGAATGTAGTTTCTACCACGGCCCCGATAACTTTACAGCCGGGAGAATTCAGAATCTTCGGAAATTATGCAGGTGCGCTGTCAACAGCAGATATAAAGACAGTAAATAAACTATCTCTTCAGATTGCAGATAATCCGGTTCAAAACAGAATTGCTAAATTAATTTTTAACAAAGCAAAAAACGGAGAAATTTTGATTTTTGATATGACTGGCAAAAGGCTGGATTCATTTAAACTGAATAAAGAAAACGGTACCTATGAAATGAAGATCACTTATCCGGCAGGAACTTATCTGGTGCAGCTGAAATCGGAAACAGGAACTGCAATTCAAAAGATGATTGTAAAGTAA